DNA from Hwangdonia lutea:
GGAATACTTTAAAACCTCACTGACGAAATTGGACGTTCGGAAACAAATCCTTCCCGAATAACGGTAATCTTCTTCTTTTAAATAGGTGTCGGATAAAATTCTAAACGCTAATTTACGCAAACCAAAATCATCTTTACTTCCTATTTTATTAAAATCGGGTTTATACGAAATCAGGGTCATTTTTATAGGTGTGTGCGCCCCGAATTTAATGGTGCTCGACGATTTTTTATTCCGACTTACAATAAAATTTTGCCTGAAATTAATTTGCTCGTAACTATATGCATTGAATTTATGGTATGCCGAACCCTCTAAACAAAAGATAAAATCGATACTTCGAAGCGGTGCTTTTTTGAAATGCCACTCTAAATCCTGTTTAAGTACAAAATCGAAAATATAAACTGAAATTTCCTTGGAAAGTTTGGTGGCTGTTATTAAGCCTTCGCCATAAGACGGATTTACATGAGTGCTGCAAAAACCCTCTGCCCTATTTATTTTCTCACCCAAGCACTGTGACAGATGGTTAATATCCTCAAAACAGTCAACTCCAGATGATTTTATCGTATTCATAATGGTTAATTAATGCACTATTAATTTATTTACACTATGAGAGACTTTAGGGTTTTCTAAATATAGAAAAAAATAAGGAATTTTATTATTTATCCGAAATTAAGGATAATAAATGATGTAAATAACTACTGTACCCGCTCAATATGCGCACCAATAGCGCGTAAACGCTCGTCGATGTTTTCGTAGCCACGGTCAATCTGCTCAATATTCATAATGGTTGACGTCCCTTTTGCCGATAAGGCAGCAATTAATAAGGACACGCCCGCACGAATATCTGGCGAAGTCATGGTGGTGGCTTTTAAGGTCGATTTAAAATCGTGACCAATAACGGTGGCACGATGCGGATCGCACAAAATGATTTTTGCGCCCATATCAATCAACTTATCCACAAAAAACAAACGGCTTTCAAACATTTTTTGGTGTACCAAAACACTGCCTCGGGCTTGTGTGGCAACGACTAAAATAATACTCAATAAATCTGGTGTAAACCCAGGCCACGGTGCATCGGAAATGGTTAAAATAGAACCATCGATAAAATTTTGAATTTCGTAACCATCGGTATGCGCCGGAATATGGATGTTATCGCCTTGTTTTTCAACGGTAATGCCCAATTTTCTAAACACGTTTGGAATTACGCCTAAATCGTCCCAACTAACATTGGTAATGGTGAGTTCGCTTTTGGTCATGGCCGCTAAACCAATCCAACTTCCAATTTCAATCATATCCGGAAGCATGGTATGTTCGGTGCCGCCTAAACTGTCAACACCATCAATAATAAGCATGTTGGACCCTACGCCACTAATTTTTGCGCCCATGCGATTCAGCATTTTACACAATTGCTGTAAATAGGGTTCGCAGGCAGCATTGTAAACGGTGGTTTGTCCTTCGGCCAAAACGGCTGCCATTAAAATATTGGCGGTACCCGTAACCGATGCTTCTTCAAGCAACATGTAAGTGCCTTTTAGTTTATCGGCTTCAACGCCATAAAACTGCTCTTCTTTGCTGTATCTGAATTTGGCACCGAGCTTAATTAGGCCTTCAAAATGGGTGTCTAAACGACGACGACCAATTTTATCGCCACCGGGTTTTGGAATATAGCCTCTACCAAAGCGTGCCAACAATGGGCCCACAATCATTATAGAACCGCGAAGTCCTTTGCCGTCCTCTTTAAACTCTGGAGATTCTAAATATTGTAAATTAACGGTATCGGCTTGAAAGGTATAAGTACCTTTACTTAGCTTTTCGATTTTAACGCCTAATTTTTTTAATAAACCAATAAGTTTATTAACATCGATAATATCTGGAATATTATGTATGGTAACGCGCTCTGGCGTTAACAGTACCGCACATAGAATTTGTAAGGCTTCGTTTTTTGCTCCCTGTGGCTGTATACTTCCTTTTAATTGGTGGCCACCTTCAATTTTAAATGTTCCCATAAATGCGCTTAATAACGTTTTCTCTGGCGGTTAGAACTTTTTTTGTGTCCTTTTTTACCAGAATATTTGCTTTTGGAACGCATTAAACTCGAAGCATCCGAAAGGTCTTCTTCTGAATTTTTAAGGTTTATTTTCCCACCGGAAAGTTCGTAGAGATGGTCGTAAATTACGGCATCTTCAACGGTGTCTTTATTCCAATTTAAAAAACACTTTTTCATGTGGTTGGCAATGGTATAAACCAAAGCTTCTTTAAGCTCGCCTGCTTCCCATGTATTGGCAACGTCAATCATGGTTTTAATATTGTTTCCGTAAAAACGGTATTTAGGAAAGTTTTGCGGGTATTTTAAAGGTTCTGGACCTTCCTCAAAAAGTTCTTTTGTAGGTTTAGGAAAGGGTGAATCGGCATCCAACTCAAAATTAGACATGATAAAAAGTTGGTCCCATAATTTATGCTGAAAATCTGGAACGTCTCTTAAATGTGGTTGCATATTTCCCATTACGGAAATTATGGCTTTGGCTAATTTATTGCGTTCTTCTTTGGTTTCCCTGGTTTTTGCGTGGTTAATCATTTTTTGCAAATGACGCCCATATTCGGGAATGATTAAATGCTCACGCTCTGTGTTGTACTCTAATTCGTCTATCAAAATAAATGTGTAGATTTTATAATTTGGCAAGTAGTTGCTATGCCTGCGCAAAATACAAAAAAAAATAAGAGACTGTTTAAAAATATCTCTCTTATTTTTAAACCGTCTTTAAAGGCTTATAACGCCTTCTACTTTTTCAGCAACTTCTTTATATTTTTTAATAACGGCATCGGGGTTGTGCATACGCAAATTAACCGATATGCTTGTGTATTTACCGTTTTTTGACGCCGTTGTTTTTATAACAGCGCCCATATTGTCAAAAATAGCTTCAACTTCAGCAATCTTTTTTAAATCTGATTTAACAATAAATTTATATAAATATGCGGTCGGCCAAAGCGCTGTATCTTGCAATTGGCTTTTCAATTTTTTGTAAAATTCTTCCGAATTTGTAGGTGTGCTCATAATATTATTTAATAAGTTGCAAAGATACTGTTTATTTACATTTTTTTTATAAGCGTTAAATTCCGATTTTTACGGCATAAATCTTACCCATTTGAATACAAAAAGAATAGTTATTACCGGTGGTCCGGGTACAGGGAAATCCAGTATTATTAATGCATTGGCGGATAGAGGTTATTTGTGCTTTGAAGAAATTTCGCGTCAAGTTACTTTAGATGCCAAAAAAGAAGGTATCGACCAACTGTTTTTAACCAACCCCTTGTTGTTTAGCGAATTGCTTTTAAGAGGCAGGGAACAGCAATACAACGACACCAAAAACCTAAATACCGAGGTTGTGTTTTTAGATCGGGGTGTGCCCGATGTTTTGGCATACATGGATTTTATTGGCGATTCGTATCCGCCCTATTTTACTGAAGTGTGCAAAGATTGTTATTACGACATGGTATTTATCTTAAAGCCTTGGCAGGAAATTTATGTGAGTGATAACGAGCGTTATGAAAGTTTTGAGGAAGCTTTACAAATTCACGAACATTTACAAAACACCTATCAATCGTTTCAATATAAATTGATTGACGTGCCTTTTGATATTGTGGAAAAAAGGGTCGACTTTATACTTAACACCCTTGGTATGTAACTATGGAACATCCCATAAACATATTGGAGCGCTATTGGAAATTCACTTCGTTTAAACCCAACCAAGAGGCTATTATCAACGCGGTTTTAAATGGTGAAGACACCTTTGCACTGTTGCCCACGGGTGGCGGAAAATCGTTGTGTTTTCAAATTCCAGCCTTAGCAAAAAAGGGGATTTGTATTGTTATTTCGCCCTTAATTGCCCTTATGAAAGACCAAGTACAGCAACTTAACAACAAAGGCATTAAGGCCATGGCGCT
Protein-coding regions in this window:
- a CDS encoding ATP-binding protein; translation: MNTKRIVITGGPGTGKSSIINALADRGYLCFEEISRQVTLDAKKEGIDQLFLTNPLLFSELLLRGREQQYNDTKNLNTEVVFLDRGVPDVLAYMDFIGDSYPPYFTEVCKDCYYDMVFILKPWQEIYVSDNERYESFEEALQIHEHLQNTYQSFQYKLIDVPFDIVEKRVDFILNTLGM
- the murA gene encoding UDP-N-acetylglucosamine 1-carboxyvinyltransferase, producing MGTFKIEGGHQLKGSIQPQGAKNEALQILCAVLLTPERVTIHNIPDIIDVNKLIGLLKKLGVKIEKLSKGTYTFQADTVNLQYLESPEFKEDGKGLRGSIMIVGPLLARFGRGYIPKPGGDKIGRRRLDTHFEGLIKLGAKFRYSKEEQFYGVEADKLKGTYMLLEEASVTGTANILMAAVLAEGQTTVYNAACEPYLQQLCKMLNRMGAKISGVGSNMLIIDGVDSLGGTEHTMLPDMIEIGSWIGLAAMTKSELTITNVSWDDLGVIPNVFRKLGITVEKQGDNIHIPAHTDGYEIQNFIDGSILTISDAPWPGFTPDLLSIILVVATQARGSVLVHQKMFESRLFFVDKLIDMGAKIILCDPHRATVIGHDFKSTLKATTMTSPDIRAGVSLLIAALSAKGTSTIMNIEQIDRGYENIDERLRAIGAHIERVQ
- a CDS encoding DUF4290 domain-containing protein, with protein sequence MIDELEYNTEREHLIIPEYGRHLQKMINHAKTRETKEERNKLAKAIISVMGNMQPHLRDVPDFQHKLWDQLFIMSNFELDADSPFPKPTKELFEEGPEPLKYPQNFPKYRFYGNNIKTMIDVANTWEAGELKEALVYTIANHMKKCFLNWNKDTVEDAVIYDHLYELSGGKINLKNSEEDLSDASSLMRSKSKYSGKKGHKKSSNRQRKRY
- a CDS encoding DUF493 family protein — encoded protein: MSTPTNSEEFYKKLKSQLQDTALWPTAYLYKFIVKSDLKKIAEVEAIFDNMGAVIKTTASKNGKYTSISVNLRMHNPDAVIKKYKEVAEKVEGVISL
- a CDS encoding helix-turn-helix domain-containing protein, translating into MNTIKSSGVDCFEDINHLSQCLGEKINRAEGFCSTHVNPSYGEGLITATKLSKEISVYIFDFVLKQDLEWHFKKAPLRSIDFIFCLEGSAYHKFNAYSYEQINFRQNFIVSRNKKSSSTIKFGAHTPIKMTLISYKPDFNKIGSKDDFGLRKLAFRILSDTYLKEEDYRYSGRICFRTSNFVSEVLKYSFDSSSEILFKEAAIINTLASQIDRHDKGVTGKYKDAPIRQFEIDQILATVNFISNNLSENLSVARLQKISGLSPDKLQKGFKYLFNKSVNVYVTEKRLDKAAQLIYETDFNVSELVYSVGFSSRSYFSKIFKRYFGVLPSQCVTNPQLINKAIAS